The Lagenorhynchus albirostris chromosome 12, mLagAlb1.1, whole genome shotgun sequence nucleotide sequence gttttgtattatttttagaatagAGGAAAGGGTCAGTCTGACAGGATTcatttagtaaacatttatttaatgcctGCTATGTGCTAAGTCCTGGGGTACAAAAATGAAGAAGCATACTCTACTTTACTATGTGTGTCATCGGTACTTGAATAGGGTTGTATATCAGTGTTGGATGAAGTACAGAGATAAAATGACTGTaagcatttaaaactttttactaTGGACGTTTTCAAACTagtttacagataagtaaactaGTGTGATGAACCCCCCTGCCCCCATACTCATCACCTAGATTTAATAGGTATTAATGTATGTTTTTCCCCTCTACTTTTCCATGTTAATTATATGTTAAGAAACCTGGTCTTGGgtagttccctggtggcctagtggttaggattccgggctttcactgccgtgaccaggttcagtccctggtcggagaactgaggtcccacaagctgtgcgatgcggccccccaccaaaaaaaaaaaggaaaggaaagatacCTGGTTTTGTGGACTGTCTCACCTTCTAgatttgtctgattgtttcttttgataCTATTTGGCCAGTACCTTTTTCCCCTAATAATTCCTTTACACTGAAAGTGAGAGCTGAAAGCTCAGTTGGATTCAGGTAAACATTTTTGGTGAAAATATTCATAGTGCTTCTGGGGATGTAATTTTGTATCTCGTGAGGAGACACTTAATAATCTGTAGGGATGATATTTCGGCAACCTTTGAATTTTTGATTTCCCATCAGCTTTTCTTCAAAGACTGCCTGAATCAGCTGTTTTTATTAGGTTTGACAATATGGCAATGTTCTAAGTCTTTTCTACCTTATGCATTCATTAACTATAATTTATAAGGAAGAGTTTTCCTTCATTAGCTAGAGCTATCTGGTTATGCTCTTCAGTGAGCCTTGGTTTGAGGGAGgctaaatcactttttttttataatcttcaaaataattacatttcCAGAGAGTTATATtgggaaaaattatattttcccccttttgaGCTAAATTGAATAGAGCTGTGCTTGCCCCCAAACTCTTGACATCAGCATTAACATGAAATTTTATACTCTTGCTTGCCAACTAAAAAATTCCAATTGTCTTTGGCAACCTTTTGAGCAGAATTTTAGAGCTCTGATCACATAAATGTATCATCATATAATAATTTCTGATGTGTGAGCTTTAACATTAAAGAACACTCATTGTCATTTTTAAGCtatgtttattttgttgaagACAGAAAATCAGATACACTTTAAAAGTCAGGATGTGGGATCAAGGAGGACAGCCTTGGCAGCAATGGCCCTTGAATCAACAGCAATGGATGCAGTCATTCCAGCACCAGCAGGATCCAAGTAAGGAAACAAATTGAATTTGGGGAACGGGGGAGGGGGTTGTCTAGAGATGAGTGGGACATAGGCACTGGAATTAAGGGAGGTAGAGTTGGGATTGGTTTATTGGATCATTTTATggtcagattttaattttttcttgtaaatAATCTTACCTAGCATACATATTAGGGAATGGATTTCCCTTTGGAAGATTTCCTCAAAGAGTAGAAAGCTTTAtgtagattttaatatttttaaaactgatttagTTCTTGTTTTCTAAAGAAGGAGGAAAGTCTTAAATGTGTTGCTTAATCATACTTTTGTTAATTCGGAATCTTAAAATTCTATGTAGATCATAGTCAACTGATGGTATgctgtatcatttttaaatttctctttaatatGGAATATTTCAAGCATATACAGATGTAGAAACGAGTATAGGGAGCCCCCATTTATTACTTAGCTCCTGCAGTGGTTAATTCGTAGCCAATTTTAACCTGATATGACCCCTTCCACTGTCCTGCCTTTACTGGGTTAATCttatcctatttcttttttttaatagctacatAGCATTCTGTTATAGGACTGTACTGTAATAAATCCACTTTTAGATGATAGATTGTCTGTGACTTTTTGCTTTTTGAAGTCATTCCCATAATTTTCTATATGTACCATTATTACTTGtccaattattttcttaggaaaaaaaatctaagagctAGGTTTGATAGATCACAGTTGtacatttaaaagttttagaTGTACATTGTCAAGTTTAACTTCATTTTCATCAAAAGGtatgagaatatatttatttaatctttgctAAACTGAGATGTAAAAAACTGTATCTTAATCTACTTTGTTTACTTTATTAATAGAATTAGATCTTAAAATGGTAACTAGATATTTGATGAAAGGAGGAACTTTAAGATAGCAGAAACAATGAATTTTGAATAAAGAATGGCTAAGAAGTTGTTAAGGAGATATATTTTGACTAGAGAAGGGAGTTAAAGATGCTAAAGAAGGGTGACTGAGAAGGAACAAGAATAGCTATCTATATTCACGTGAGGTATATAGGATCCAGAGTAGACCTGGATGGGACCTGTTAGAGAAAGAGTGAGGttaatcatttgtttttatagtggtttaaaaaaggaataagagtttaaaaaaattcagtaaacttAAGGTGCAGGGAATAAATTTTCTTATGAGTTAATATTAGAAATTGGTTAAGTGTTTTTGTGGATGTCTTAAGTAATTTTCTGAATGTcttaagtaatttttattattttatagcctGAGTATGGGTtagttttatgtattattttcaacTATAACATTGTGTAATATTTAAAATCTCTAGTAAGGAATAACTGAGAAGCTTGTTTTACATAGAGGCACTGTTTTTTTAGCTCCTACATTCTGAATGCCAAATTCTGCTATGTTAAATTATGTTAGGCCAGATTGACTGGGCTGCATTGGCTCAAGCTTGGATTGCCCAAAGAGAAGCTTCAGGACAGCAAAGCATGGTAGAACAACCACCAGGAATGATGCCAAATGGACAAGATATGTCTACAATGGAGTCTGGTCCAAACAATCATGGGAATTTCCAAGGGGATTCGAACTTTAACAGAATGTGGCAACCAGGtttgttgtttatgttttccaaattttaggactatttttaaaataaaatgaggattaaaattaaattgtttaattTGCTTAGTTTTATGACTTCTTGAAATTAATGCTTCTTAAAGACTAGGCAGTTTCAATTATATTTGACCTTGAAATTTTGTGGTTAAAATTATTCTATACTCATCTGCTAGCATTGTGGCACtcagtttgattcttttcttgGTTCTTCATTCCTAGGCTGACAGGGGCTGGGAACACTGGAAACCTCACTTGGCATCTAGGGAAGAGAGCATTCTATGTCTCTCTGTTGCAACCTCTGGCCTTTTCAGCAGCAGCACTGGCAGAGCAAAACATGTCTAGtctctaattaaagaaaaattgtgtCACTATGTGACAAATTAGTCTGTCAAATATACTCTGCCCCTACCATCCAcccatctctctcttccctttttttcagaTAGTGAAGATCTTCCAtaagtttttatgtttattttttttgtttgtttgcttttttacttcGCAGTATGACTAGGTTCCTTGATGCTAGTTCAGTTTTCTATGACTTGTGTTATTAATTATTTAACAGTCACTTCACGTTTTTATAGGTGAATCTTATTTTGATTATGCTAATGGTGAAGTCATAGCTCCTTTTCTTTATTAGTACTTACTATTGTTTCTCAATGTAAGAATGGAAAACTCAGGAAGTAATCCTCTAATatcacttttaaaagaataacgAATATTCTAATCTTTAATACTGAGAAGTAgttcatttctagttttctggAGTCTGTGCCAAATTTTCccacatttgaaaatgttttggtTCCTAAGTTCATCAGTGATTCACCCTGGCATTCCCACTTCCCCAACCCACTTCCCCAACTTTACTCTGCTGGTGTTCTTTGTGTCCCAGGCAAGTGATTTACCTCTGTGTGCCTCAATTTCCCTTCCTGAAATTGGCAAAAATAGTACCTGATTTCTCCCTACCTCACAGGGATGTTGTGAGGATAAATGTGTTCATGGAAGAAAGGAATTATATAAAAATCTCAAGGTATTATTTTTATGGTATTGTTActgaacagaaatagaaaaattcaacagaagattgctttggattttgttatgttcattaaaaataattttgggcatttggtttccatttgtttaGGATATGAATTAGAGTGGAAGTTAG carries:
- the PNISR gene encoding arginine/serine-rich protein PNISR isoform X4 gives rise to the protein MWDQGGQPWQQWPLNQQQWMQSFQHQQDPSQIDWAALAQAWIAQREASGQQSMVEQPPGMMPNGQDMSTMESGPNNHGNFQGDSNFNRMWQPG